One genomic window of Coffea eugenioides isolate CCC68of chromosome 1, Ceug_1.0, whole genome shotgun sequence includes the following:
- the LOC113777576 gene encoding F-box protein At5g65850-like isoform X1 — protein MMAKGVDHMLKRYNLRPRPTRKKVEYIVSYCFSKSKRHTLYPHANDQKIRRRPSIPYLPPEIIFNILVYLPADILYNVMRYVCREWYNIISSPTFIDAHLLKVDRGMLIKQIYPDCNIHYVEMVKNDLPEIIEVDSSHLPTFGMSSCNGLVLMAKSQGGNRYVANLVTKEVVTLPPPSAADRANPSFSGMGHTCSKKYKLVEFYINDQRKLEGGILTLGVDREWRCLCRQNETREIDKFGFFNLFYNKPIASAEGILHWTHYKFPLVLNLDLETETFYTRATPKCAERKRRTYMGTGQSLCFMDYLGKFSWELWLLKDAEAGEWTKLAIIDLGPQEQMLRHTLCPAGFQIVPVGFLKDGEIAVLYVAHEDGIQHERCYHHKSHPSRNCITYNMKTGVINSFHLDKGKTCEMNESWRYIPHVKSLVSLKFSAN, from the exons ATG ATGGCTAAGGGGGTTGATCATATGCTCAAAAGGTATAACCTCCGTCCTCGTCCTACTCGCAAGAAAGTGGAATATATTGTATCTTATTGCTTCTCAAAATCTAAGAGGCATACCTTATATCCTCACGCCAATGATCAGAAGATACGGCGGAGACCTTCTATACCTTATCTTCCACCAGAAATTATCTTCAATATTCTTGTCTACCTTCCTGCAGACATACTTTACAATGTGATGAGGTATGTTTGTCGAGAGTGGTACAACATCATCTCTAGTCCTACATTCATTGATGCACACCTCCTAAAGGTGGACAGGGGCATGCTTATCAAGCAAATTTATCCAGATTGCAATATACATTATGTCGAAATGGTGAAGAATGATCTTCCTGAGATCATTGAGGTAGACTCTTCTCATTTGCCAACATTTGGTATGAGCAGTTGTAATGGTTTGGTCTTGATGGCTAAAAGTCAAGGTGGAAATCGCTATGTTGCAAATTTAGTTACAAAGGAAGTTGTAACCCTCCCTCCTCCTTCAGCTGCAGACCGTGCAAATCCAAGTTTTTCAGGTATGGGACATACTTGTTCAAAGAAATATAAACTGGTTGAGTTCTACATTAATGATCAGAGGAAATTGGAAGGTGGGATACTAACGCTTGGTGTTGATAGAGAATGGAGGTGCCTTTGCCGACAGAATGAGACTAGGGAAATTGACAAATTTGGATTCTTTAACTTGTTTTACAACAAGCCAATTGCTAGTGCAGAAGGAATTTTGCATTGGACACATTATAAGTTTCCTTTGGTTCTTAATTTAGATCTTGAAACTGAGACTTTTTACACGCGTGCCACCCCAAAATGTGCCGAGAGGAAAAGGAGGACTTATATGGGAACTGGGCAGTCACTTTGTTTCATGGATTACTTGGGGAAGTTTTCATGGGAGCTCTGGTTGCTAAAAGATGCAGAAGCTGGTGAATGGACTAAGTTGGCCATTATTGATCTAGGACCTCAGGAGCAAATGCTTCGGCACACATTATGTCCGGCAGGATTTCAAATTGTGCCTGTTGGTTTTTTGAAAGATGGGGAAATTGCAGTCCTCTATGTCGCACATGAAGATGGGATTCAACATGAAAGGTGCTACCATCATAAGTCACATCCATCAAGAAATTGCATTACGTATAATATGAAGACAGGAGTGATCAACTCATTTCACTTGGATAAGGGTAAGACTTGTGAAATGAATGAGAGTTGGAGGTATATTCCGCATGTCAAGAGCTTGGTTTCTCTAAAATTTTCAGCTAATTAG
- the LOC113777576 gene encoding F-box protein At5g65850-like isoform X2 — MAKGVDHMLKRYNLRPRPTRKKVEYIVSYCFSKSKRHTLYPHANDQKIRRRPSIPYLPPEIIFNILVYLPADILYNVMRYVCREWYNIISSPTFIDAHLLKVDRGMLIKQIYPDCNIHYVEMVKNDLPEIIEVDSSHLPTFGMSSCNGLVLMAKSQGGNRYVANLVTKEVVTLPPPSAADRANPSFSGMGHTCSKKYKLVEFYINDQRKLEGGILTLGVDREWRCLCRQNETREIDKFGFFNLFYNKPIASAEGILHWTHYKFPLVLNLDLETETFYTRATPKCAERKRRTYMGTGQSLCFMDYLGKFSWELWLLKDAEAGEWTKLAIIDLGPQEQMLRHTLCPAGFQIVPVGFLKDGEIAVLYVAHEDGIQHERCYHHKSHPSRNCITYNMKTGVINSFHLDKGKTCEMNESWRYIPHVKSLVSLKFSAN, encoded by the coding sequence ATGGCTAAGGGGGTTGATCATATGCTCAAAAGGTATAACCTCCGTCCTCGTCCTACTCGCAAGAAAGTGGAATATATTGTATCTTATTGCTTCTCAAAATCTAAGAGGCATACCTTATATCCTCACGCCAATGATCAGAAGATACGGCGGAGACCTTCTATACCTTATCTTCCACCAGAAATTATCTTCAATATTCTTGTCTACCTTCCTGCAGACATACTTTACAATGTGATGAGGTATGTTTGTCGAGAGTGGTACAACATCATCTCTAGTCCTACATTCATTGATGCACACCTCCTAAAGGTGGACAGGGGCATGCTTATCAAGCAAATTTATCCAGATTGCAATATACATTATGTCGAAATGGTGAAGAATGATCTTCCTGAGATCATTGAGGTAGACTCTTCTCATTTGCCAACATTTGGTATGAGCAGTTGTAATGGTTTGGTCTTGATGGCTAAAAGTCAAGGTGGAAATCGCTATGTTGCAAATTTAGTTACAAAGGAAGTTGTAACCCTCCCTCCTCCTTCAGCTGCAGACCGTGCAAATCCAAGTTTTTCAGGTATGGGACATACTTGTTCAAAGAAATATAAACTGGTTGAGTTCTACATTAATGATCAGAGGAAATTGGAAGGTGGGATACTAACGCTTGGTGTTGATAGAGAATGGAGGTGCCTTTGCCGACAGAATGAGACTAGGGAAATTGACAAATTTGGATTCTTTAACTTGTTTTACAACAAGCCAATTGCTAGTGCAGAAGGAATTTTGCATTGGACACATTATAAGTTTCCTTTGGTTCTTAATTTAGATCTTGAAACTGAGACTTTTTACACGCGTGCCACCCCAAAATGTGCCGAGAGGAAAAGGAGGACTTATATGGGAACTGGGCAGTCACTTTGTTTCATGGATTACTTGGGGAAGTTTTCATGGGAGCTCTGGTTGCTAAAAGATGCAGAAGCTGGTGAATGGACTAAGTTGGCCATTATTGATCTAGGACCTCAGGAGCAAATGCTTCGGCACACATTATGTCCGGCAGGATTTCAAATTGTGCCTGTTGGTTTTTTGAAAGATGGGGAAATTGCAGTCCTCTATGTCGCACATGAAGATGGGATTCAACATGAAAGGTGCTACCATCATAAGTCACATCCATCAAGAAATTGCATTACGTATAATATGAAGACAGGAGTGATCAACTCATTTCACTTGGATAAGGGTAAGACTTGTGAAATGAATGAGAGTTGGAGGTATATTCCGCATGTCAAGAGCTTGGTTTCTCTAAAATTTTCAGCTAATTAG